A region from the Onthophagus taurus isolate NC chromosome 8, IU_Otau_3.0, whole genome shotgun sequence genome encodes:
- the LOC111415994 gene encoding uncharacterized protein produces the protein MQEQSSENGDIEAKLDIIIKQNVENRIILERIINHFTNERLNRNSVLETTNTFETVPADQFVKFKSLLQYDKMISENQTMQNQLATVFSMSGGTTSKEAIVRGLKRLISDKLARKCSLLGRKGNYEIGKMRCIALLKAAVRKRFHLTDKEYEVVVSNWLRQANLRYNRQNKETAD, from the exons ATGCAAGAACAGAGTAGTGAAAATGGGGATATAGAAG caaaacttgatattataataaaacaaaatgttgaaAACAGAATAATCTTAGAAAGAATAATCAATCATTTTACAAATGAAAGATTGAATCGTAATAGTGTGTTGGAAACAACAAATACCTTTGAAACAGTACCTGCAGACCAATTTGTGAAATTTAAGTCTCTGTTACAATACGACAAAATGATTTCAGAAAATCAAACAATGCAGAATCAGTTG GCAACAGTTTTTAGTATGTCAGGTGGGACTACGTCAAAAGAAGCTATAGTGAGAGGATTGAAGCGATTGATTTCGGATAAACTGGCTCGGAAATGTTCCTTGTTAGGCCGAAAAGGCAATTATGAAATTGGCAAGATGCGCTGTATTGCATTGTTAAAAG CGGCAGTTAGGAAGCGCTTCCATTTAACTGACAAAGAATACGAAGTGGTAGTAAGCAATTGGTTACGACAAGCGAATTTACGGTACAATAGGCAAAATAAGGAAACCGCAGATTAG
- the LOC139431379 gene encoding uncharacterized protein, translating into MVSVVPENWLKYLDGITFCFWPKMGIRKHIMKATSPECNWDQYRVHKLLEKPVTYVEALRYEKKKGQTDGETSDNAAVLLDTGKSSKRPHRKKKQKLDPGYAYGSSGENNFYANLNLQCFPKVPKITLNTQHIQQNTDISDVDTISSSSTIRMASPLITPEQTSSKGEKMDEINASGEIKSSLNNINKEIIILDNVNEENSENKFGKNYILLLVNIISLIYLI; encoded by the exons ATGGTGTCAGTTGTACCTGAAAACTGGTTAAAATATTTGGATGGGATCACTTTTTGCTTCTGGCCCAAGATGGGTATCAGAAAACATATAATGAAAGCTACAAGTCCAGAGTGTAATTGGGACCAATATCGTGTCCATAAACTTTTAGAAAAACCAG TGACATATGTAGAAGCATTAAGAtacgaaaaaaagaaagggCAGACCGACGGTGAAACGTCTGATAATGCAGCAGTTTTATTAGATACCGGAAAATCATCGAAACGGCCacatcgaaaaaaaaaacagaagcTTGATCCGGGGTATGCATACGGCAGTTcaggagaaaacaatttttacgcGAATCTAAATCTTCAATGCTTCCCAAAAGTGCCAAAAATTACTCTTAATACTCAACACATTCAACAAAATACGGATATTTCAGATGTCGACACTA TCTCATCATCTTCCACTATACGAATGGCATCGCCTCTTATTACTCCAGAACAAACCTCAAGTAAAGGAGAAAAAATGGATGAAATAAATGCATCtg GTGAAATAAAATCTTCGCTGAACAATATCAATAAGGAGATTATAATTTTAGATAACGTAAACGAAGAAAATAGTGAGAACAAATTTggtaaaaattacattttgcTATTAGTAAATATTATATCATTAATATATTTGATTTAG